Part of the Rhizobium viscosum genome is shown below.
AAAACTCCGTCCTCGATGGTGATCGGCGCGAGAAAACGGATGACATTGCCGTAGATCCCGCAGGTCAGCAGGATCAGGCCTTTCTCCAGAGCCTTCTCGCGCACCCGGTTGGCGAAATCCGGATTGGGCTCTGTCGAGCCGGGGATGTTGAACTCAACGGCGTTCATGAAACCAGGGCCACGAATGTCAGCGATCTGCGGCACGGCGTCGGTGAGCGACTGCAGGCTTTGCTTCAATCGGTTACCCAGTTGGGTTGCGCGCTCCGTCAATCCTTCTTCTTCGATCACATCCAGCACGGCATTGCCGGCAGCAACACCGATCGGGTTGCCTCCGTAGGTCCCGCCAAGACCACCCGGCCCCGGCGCATCCATGATCTCGGCACGACCCGTGACCGCAGCGATCGGAAATCCTCCACCAAGCCCCTTGGCCATCGTGGTGATATCAGCAACCACACCGAAATGCTCCATCGCAAAAAGCTTGCCCGTACGGGCAAAACCGGTCTGGACCTCGTCGGCGATCAGCAGGATGCCATGCTTGTCGGCGATCTCGCGCAGTCTTTGCATGAAGGCGCGCGGCACCTCATAAAAGCCGCCCTCCCCTTGAACCGGCTCGACGATAAAGGCCGCAACGCGACCGGGATCCACATCCGCTTTGAACAGCTTGTCCAGGACCGCAAGCGAAGCCTCCATCGTCTGGCCATGCAGTTCGACGGGGAATGGCACGTGAAAGACATCGGGCATCATTGCGCCAAACCCGGCTTTATAGGGAACGACCTTGCCGGTCAGTGTCATGCCCATGAAGGTGCGGCCATGGAATGCGCCGCTGAAGGCGATTACCGCGGAACGATTGGTTGCCGCGCGGGCAATCTTGACGGCGTTTTCCACCGCCTCGGCGCCGGTGGTGACAAAAATTGTCTTCTTCTTGAAATTACCGGGAACGGCGTCATTAAGGCGCTCCGCCAGGCGCACGTAATTTTCGTAGGGTACGACCTGATGGCAGGTATGAGTGAACTTATCGAGCTGCTCCTTTACGGCAGCTATTACCTTCGGATGGCGATGACCGGTATTCACGACAGCGATGCCAGCCGCGAAGTCGATGTATCGGCGGCCTTCTACATCCCAGATTTCGGCATTTCGGGCATTGTCTGCATAGACCTGGGTGGTGACGCCGACCCCACGCGAAATCGCGTCGGCTCTGCGAGCGGCTATAGCCGAATTCGACATTGTTGTTCCTCCAATTGACAGGGGATGGGTGGCGGGCGCTTTTCCTCGTCGCCCGAAACATTTTTCTGCACGGCAACGGCTGCTGACGCCGCTGCATCAGGCTCTTTCAAGCAGCAAGAGCCCGGGGGCTATCAATATCCAAGCGCACAACCGTCCTTGCGGTGATCGGATGCTCCGAGCACGGTGCCGTTGTCCCAATCGATCCAGATCGCCTGGGCGCCGCCTATTGCCCAATTGGGCGGCTGCACACCGAAACCGCGTTCCCTAAAGACCTCGCCGACTTTCAGGCGAAGGCTCTCTTCCATCTCCACCTTTGCGGTTCCCGGTAGGGGAAACAGGCGCGGCAGTTCGATCGCTGCCTGCATGTCCATACCGTAGTCGAACAGCTTCGACAGAAACTGAGCGTGGCCCATGGCCTGGTAGTGTCCTCCCATGACGCCGAAGGACAGGAAGGTCTTGCCGTCTCTCGTCACCATGCCCGGGATGATCGTGTGCATCGGCCTCTTGCGGGGACCGATCGCGTTCGGATGCCCCTCCTCCAGAACGAAGCTTTGGCCGCGATTGTGGAAAAGCACGCCCGACTTCGGAGTCATCAGGCCACTGCCATAGGAATGAAAGATCGAGTTGATAAAGCTTACGCAATTGCGATCCTTATCGACGACCGAAATATAGACCGTGTCGGCATGCGCGACCCCGCTGATCGTCGTTTTGGCGTCGACAGGCCGCCCGAGGTCGATCTTCGAGGCGAGGTCGTCGGCAAGCGCATCCGACAGCAGGAAGTCGGTCGGCACGCCCGATGACCAAGGATCGGCAAGCCACCTGTCACGAGCCGCATAGGCAAGCCGCGTCGCTTCGACTTCTCTGATGAGGTTATCGGCGCCCAGCGGATCTCCCGCGGGTTTGTGCCGCTCCAGAATTTTAAGGATCATCAACGCAATGAGGCCCTGTCCGTTCGGCGGGCATTCGTGCACGGTCCAGCCGCGATAATCCGCGCTGATCGGCGTGACATATTCACCCGCGGCCTCGGCGAAATCCTGTTTCGTGTGGAGGCCTCCCTTTGCAGTGAGGTAGGAGACCATTTCCTCGGCAACTGCGCCGCGGTAGAAGGCGTCGCGGCCCTCCCGGCCGATCGCTTCGAGCGTGTCGGCAAGTTCCGGCTGATACTGCACGGATCCGACCGGCGGCGTGTCGTCGGCAGCAAGAAATGTACGGCGCGTCGAAGGCTCCCGTATAAGCATGGCCTTCTGATGCGAAATGTCCGACGCAACGCGTGGCGTGATGCCGTATCCGTCCCGCGCAAGCGCGATCGCCTGCGAAAGAATGTCGGACATCGGCATGCGGCCGTGGTCGGCAACAAGGCGTGTCCAGGCATCGACGGCGCCCGGAATGGTGACGGCGTGCGGGGAAGAACGATCGATCGCCGTAATGCCTTCTTGCCTGTACCACGACAGGTCGGCCGCCGCCGGCGTGCGGCCGGAACCGTTGAAGGCAATCATCCTGTCGCCCCCGTTTGCCGCCAGCAGAGCAAAGCAATCGCCCCCGATACCCGTCGATCCGGCTTCGACTACGCATTGAACGGCGCAGGCCGCTACCGCCGCGTCGATTGCCGCACCTCCTGCCTTGAGGATTTCAATCGCCGCCAGCGTCGCTAAAGGGTGAGAGGTGGCAGCCATACCGTTGCGCCCGACGGCGAGTGAACGTCCAGGATGTTCGAAGTTCCGCATATTGTCCCCCGTCAGATGAGATTGCTGGTCTTTGCCCAGTCATATGTTTCATCGAGCGCTTTGGTCGAGCGATCGAACATCTCGTCAATTTCCGGCTCGGTCATGATGAGCGGCGGGCAGAAGGAGAAGTTGTCGCCAAGCGCGCGGGTGATGACGCCGTGCGCCTGGGCACGCTTGCCGGCATGGATCGCAACGCCATCGCCGGGTTTGAAAGCTTCCTTGGTGGCCTTGTTGCGAACAAGTTCCAGCGTGCCGATCATGCCGCGGCCACGCACGTCGCCGACCAGAGGGTGTTCCCGAAGCGCATTCAGTCGTCGTTGAAACAAGGGCACGACAGACCGGACATGACCCAATATGTCTCGCTCTTCGTAAATCTTCAGCGTTTCCAGAGCGACGGCGGTCGCAACCGGATGGCCGCTATAGGTGAAGCCATGTCCGAAGGTGCCGATCTTCTGGCTTTCGGCGACAACCGCCTCATGCAGCTTGGCATTGATCATAAGAGCCGAGATCGGCTGATAGGCTGCCGACAACTGCTTGGCCATGGTGATGATATCGGGCTTCATACCGAAGCTCTCGGAACCGAACATGGTTCCCAGCCGGCCAAAGCCGCAGATCACCTCGTCGGCGATCAGCAGGATGTCGTAGCGGGCAAGGATGGCCTGAATCTTTTCGTAATAGGTCGGCGGCGGAACTATGCAGCCGCCCGACGCCATCAGGGGTTCGGCGAAAAAGGCGCCGATCGTTTCGGGACCTTCCTCCAGGATGAGCCGCTCAAGCGAGGCGGCGCAACGGGAGGCGAATTCCTCCTCCGTTTCCCCTTCGTGACCGTATCGATAGAATTCAGGGCAATCGGTGTGCAGGATCCGGTCGATCGGCAGGTCGAAGTCCCGGTGATTGTTGGGAAGACCCGTCAGGCTTGCGGACGCGATCGTGACGCCATGATAGGCCCTGTTCCGCGAGATAATCTTCTTCTTCTCCGGCTTGCCGATCGCATTGTGATAATACCACACCAGCTTCATCGCGGTGTCGTTGGCTTCCGAACCCGAATTGGCGAAAAACACTTTCGACATGGGCACAGGCGAGAGCTTGATCAGGCGCTCGGCCAGTTCGATCGCCGTCTCATGCGACTTGCCCCCGAAGCTGTGATAGAAGGGCAATTCCTTCATCTGCCGATAAGCTGCCTCGACAAGGCGCGGCTCGCTGAAACCGAGGGACGCACAAAACAAACCACCCAGCGCCTCGATATACCTGTTGCCATCATTATCGATGACATAGACACCCTCCCCTTTGGCGATGACCATCGGGCCATTCTCCAGGTGCTGCGAGGCATTCGTGTATGGATGAAGCACAAAGGCAGTATCGCGTGCTTCAAGTGAATTCAGCAGAGCCGTCACGTCGATTTCTCCATCGATCGTTCAAAGCGCAGACGCGCATTCGGTCGACCCGGCAATCTCCTGCCGGGCCGGTGTCGTGGTCACTGTGTACCGGGGGCTAGTTGACGCTCGCCTTGATCCACTTCTGGGCAAGCTTGTCGATCGTGCCATCGGCCTTTGCAGCGTCGATCGCCGTGTCGAACATCGTCTTCAACGCCGTGTCGTCCTTTCGCAAACCGACACCGATGCCTTGGCCAAAGACGCCACCGGTGAATGTCGGGCCGGCGAGCATGTAGTCCTTGAAATCAGCCTTCCCGAGCGTCGCGATCAAAGCCGTCTTCTGGGCCATGACGGCGTCGATACGTCCGGCCTGAAGGTCGAGATCGTGCTGTTCGGTCGTCTTGTACTCGCGTGTCGTCACGGTATCCTTCAGATACTTGTCGAGGAATGCGACGTTTGCGGTCGACACCTGGGCTCCGACGCTGGTGCCCTTGATGGCTTCACGCACCGGCTTCAAGGCGGCATCGACAGCAGCGGCATCGCCGTTCAGGTCGACGGTCGTGCCCGTTCCCGGCAGCTTCGCCAGCGGACCGTCCTTCTGCACCATGAATGTCGCAGCCGTAGACGCATACGGCTTGCTGAAGGAGATCACATCAAGACGCTTCGGCGTGATGATCATCGATGCCATGATCGCATCGAATTTCTTCGCATTGAGCGAAGGGATCAATCCGTCCCAGTCCTGGGCGACGATCGTGCATTTGACCTTCATTCGGGCGCAAAGGTCGTTGGCGAGATCGATCTCGAGGCCTGCCAGCTTGCCGTCGGGGCCTGTGAAGTTCCACGGCTCATACGCCCCTTCCGTCGCGATGGTGATCTCTTTGGGCGCCGACTGCGCATGGGCGCCAGTTGCCGCAAGCAGCATTGCGGCTGCGATGATTTTCATTTTTTTCATTGTCATTCCCCTTTGTTTGGCCTCGCACAGACGCTCGGCGGTTGAATTTTCAAATGTCGTTCAGACCCTTCCCCTTGAGGTTTTGCGGATCCTGAAAGCCTCGGCCGCCAGGCAGAGCAGCTCGAACAGGACTTGCGCGGCAATTTGCGCAGTATTCGTCGAGGGATCGTATTGCGGCGCGATCTCCACCACATCGCCGCCGATGATATCGAGGCCCTTGAGGCCGCGAAGAATTCCGAGCGCCTGTGCCGACGTCAGACCGCCCACCTCCGGTGTTCCGGTCCCCGGAGCAAAGGCCGGGTCGAGCGAATCGACATCGAAACTGACATAGGTCGGACCGTCGCCGACAATTTCGCGCGCCTTGGCGATCACGGCCTTCAGGCCCATTTCATCCACTTCTTCGGCATGGATGACCGTCATTCCCGAAGCGAAGGAAAATTCCCAAAGATACTCGGAATTACCGCGAATGCCGATCTGAATCGTGTGCCGGGGATCAAGAACGCCATCCAGAACGGCTTGCCGGAACGGGCCACCGTGGTGGAACTTGCAGCCTTCGAACGAGCCGCCCGTATCGCAATGGGCGTCGATATGGATCATGCCGACAGGCCTGTCGCGCCCGATGGCGCGCAAGATCGGCAACCCCATCGAATGATCGCCCCCGACCGAAAGCGGCACCACTCCGGCATCGACGATCGAGGATATGAAACGCTCGATATCCTGATGTGACGAGGCGAGATCGAAGCGACTTCGGAACGGCACATCGCCGACGTCTGCAACGCGCACATGAGCGGTCGGCACGGCCTTTAACACATGTTCGTAGGGGCCGACCCGTTCGACGTTGCGAACTGCCCTGGGGCCGAACCGCGCACCCGGGCGGTTGGTCACGCCGAGGTCCATCGGGACACCCAGAAGCGCTACGTCCAGACCTTCGAACGTCGGCGCCAGGTCGGGACGATAGGGCGCGCGCAGCAGCGAGGACAACCCGCAATAGGGCGCCTGCCGGCTGTCGCCTTCACCAAAGACGAGCTTGGCTACCTGAGCGAACTCCGGATCGAAGACCTCTCCGCCGGACGCGCCGGCGAAGCGGGCGCGAAGCGCATCTAACTCTAGAATTTGCGTCATTTATCCCTCCCGGTATCGGGCGTCCAACACTCGAAAGAGCACCTTGTTTTTCTTCCAGTCGAAACCGGAAAAGACGATTGATCGCTGTGCTCAGTGTTGTATACATATTTGTACTCGATTGTGGATGCAAGCTTGAAATTCGAGACTTGACTTGCTGATGCAGACCGGAGAGCAAGCGACAGAAAGCTTCGCCAGTGGTGGGGAGGAATGAGAGGTGACGGTGTCCGCAAAAGATAAAGAACTCAAAGTCTCCCTGCGGGAGGCGACTTACAATCAGTTGAAGGATCTGATCCTCAACGGTCAGCTTCGCCCTTCGGAGCGCTTGTCAGAAAATGGATTGGCCAAACGCTTCGGCGTAAGCCGGACCCCACTTCGGGAGGCCTTGATGAAGCTGGAAGAGGAAGGCCTGATCACTGGTCAGCGCAATCTTGGCTATACCGTCGCCGATCTCGATATAACCGGCTTCTGCAATCTCCTCGTCGTGCGGGAGGCGCTCGACGTGTGCGCCGCCAAGCTCGCTTGCGAAAAAGCAACGGAAGAGGATTTAGAACGGCTGCGGGGCGTCATCGACCAGATGGTCGCGTTGAAAGATACCGACAATCTCACCCCTTCGGCGGCAGCCGAGAACCTGCATCTCGGCCTCTACATCCATCGTGTCATCGCTGAGGCGACGAAGAACGAAGCCCTCGTTCGAGCAACGGACCAGATCTATCAGCAGCTTCGACTGGCCCTCTGGCTCGAAGTTCTCTGGGTCGATCTCGAGCATACCGACCTCGACGAACATCGGGCTATCGCGGACGCCATCATCGCCCGCGACCTGGAGGCCGCCGCCCAAGCGGCCAGCGCACACGTACAGAGCTCTCTCAAGAACATGTCGAAACTTGAGCGGATCTGGCAGCACCGGCGATTGTCCGGACTGGCCTGAACTAAAAAGAACAAGGGGAACCAATGGATGCAATCAAGAACTATGTCGAGCTCGTCGGGTTCGGACAGGAAGGATGGGGCGGCCTTCTGCTCTCGGCGATGATGATGACGATTGCCGTATCTGTCAGCGGTTTTCTGACCGGATCGGTCCTCGGCACGATCGTGGCCAGTATGAAACTTTCGTCAATCGGGCCGCTACGCTGGATCGGCGGCTCCTATACGACCGTGCTTCGCGGCGTGCCCGATCTTCTCGTGGTCTATCTCTTCTATTTCGGCGGAGGTGCGTTTCTAAGTTATATCGGCGCTTTCGCAGGCTACGACGGCTATATCGGCATGCCGGCCTTCCTGACCGGTACTGTTGCTCTCGGTGTCGTTTCGGCTGCCTACCAGGCCGAAGTCTTGCGCGGCGCCTATCGCGCGGTTTCGCGGGGAGAACTTGAGGCGGCGGATTCGGTCGGCATGCGGCCATGGCGGAAATTCCGCCGCATCGTCGTCCCGCTTGTGCTGCGTTATGCCACCCCTGGGCTTGGCAACACCTGGCAACTGGTGCTGAAGGAATCGGCGCTGATATCCGTGACCGGTCTCGTCGAAATCCTGCGTCAATCACAGATCGCCGCCGGCTCGACACGCAAGCCGTTCGAATTCTACCTTACGGCACTCGTCCTTTATCTGGTGATTACATGGGCTTCCTCGCTCCTATTCGGGCGACTGGAGAACCGAGCCATGCGTGGTTTCAGGAGGGCAGCCTGATGGATTTCACCTTTATTTTCGAGACGTTCGAGACACTTGTTGGAGGATTGCCACTCACTTTAAGCATGGCGGCGATTTCTATCTCGGCCGGCACGATTCTCGCCATTTCGCTCGCCGTCTTTGCCGTTTTCGGCGGCTCAACCGGCAAAGCCTTCGCCAGCGGTTACGTCTTCGTATTCCGCGGTTCGCCTCTCCTGGTCCAGATATTCCTCATCTACTACGGACTGGGGCAATTTCGTCCCGCTCTACAGGCATGGGGTCTGTGGCCGATCCTGCGCGAACCCTATTGGTGCGCTGTCATCGCCCTGACGCTCAATACGACGGCATATTCCGGCGAGATTTTCCGTGGAGCGCTTCAATCTGTTCCAGCCCAACAGGTGGAAGCCGCGCGCGCCTGCGGAATGTCCGGCCTCCTGCTTTTCTGGCGCATAATATTCCCGATCGCACTCCGCCAGGCACTCCCCGGCTACGGCAACGAAGTCGCGCTGATGGTCAAGGCGACGGCGCTCGCCTCCGTGATCACGATCATGGAAGTGACCGGATCGGCTGGCAAACTGATTGCCGACAGTTTCAGGGCATTTGAAGTCTTTTGCGTCGCCGGCGCGATTTATCTGGCAATCAACCTGATACTCACGCACCTCGTCGCGATGCTCGAGTACAGGCTTTCACCGCATCTGCGCCTGCAACCGGCACAAGCCGCATAAAGGAGGGAACAATGTCCAGCGCAAAGTTGAACCCCATCACCGTAGGGGAAAAGGACGTCGCCGCTGTTTCGGTGCGGAACCTCCACAAGTCGTTTGGCCCGGTCGAGGTCCTCAAGGGCATTGATCTGGAAGCGCGGGAGGGCGACGTCATATCGATTCTCGGCTCGTCAGGCTCCGGAAAATCGACGATGCTTCGTTGCGTGAACATGCTTGAGACGCCCGACAGCGGCGACATAGCGATTGCCGGCGAAACCATCAGGATGAAAATGCGGGGAGACAAGGCAGCGCCCGCAGACAGGCGGCAGGTGGACCGCATCAGGCAGCATGTCAGCATGGTTTTCCAGAATTTCAATCTCTGGTCACACATGACCATCCTCGAGAATGTGATCGAGGCGCCAATCCACGTGCAGGGCCGCGACCGCGCCGAATGCCTCGCCGAGGCGGAAGCTCTGCTCGAAAGGGTGGGGATTGCAGACAAGCGGCATGCCTATCCGAGTCACTTGTCCGGCGGGCAGCAGCAGCGCGCCGCAATCGCCCGTGCTCTTGCTCAGCGTCCAAGGGTGATGTTGTTCGACGAGCCGACTTCTGCGCTCGATCCCGAACTCGTCGGCGAAGTCTTGAAGGTCATGCGCTCGCTTGCCGAAGAAGGACGGACCATGCTTGTTGTGACGCATGAAATGGCTTTCGCGCGCGAGGTCTCCAATAAAGTCGTTTTTCTCCACAAGGGGCAAATCGAAGAAGAAGGCAAACCCGGGCAGATGTTTGCATCTCCGAAATCCTTGCGATTCACTCAGTTTTTAGCCGCCGAACGACGTTAGGATTAGCAAAGCCCTGCCCCGCGGGCTGCCAGGTCCAGCTCCCCGCGAAAATCGGGGTGGGCCAGCCCGATCAGCGCCCTTGCCCGCTCGGCCACGGACTTACCCTTGAGGTTCGCCCATCCATATTCCGTAACGACAATATGCGTGTCGTTGCGCGACGTTGTCACTGGTCCGGTCAGCGCTGGTACGATGCGCGAGAGCGTGCCTTTCGCCGCCGTGGAATGACAGGCGATGATCGATCGTCCCCCGCGCGAGGCATAAGCACCGCGCACGAAATCAACCTGGCCGCCGGACGCACTGAACTGCCTTCCGTTCACGAACTCGGAATTGCACGCGCCGTTCAAATCGATCTGCAGAGTCGCGTTGACCGAGACCACCCGATCATTCTGCGCGATGATGAAGGGATTGTTCACATAATCGACTGGGTAGGCCTCAACTGCCGGGTTGTTGTTCAGGAAGTCGTAAAGGGCTTGATCTCCGAGCGCAAAGGTGAAGATGGACCGCCCGGCATGTATCTGCTTGCGACTGTTGTCGACCACGCCCGCCGCGACCAACCTCGCTAGGCCGGGTGTCATCATTTCCGTGTGAATGCCGAGGTGGCGATGTCGGGAAAGCCCCGAACACACCGCATCAGGCAAAGCACCGATACCCATTTGCAGGCAGTCGCCATCCTCGACTAGGTCCGCGATGATCGCCCCTATGGCATCATCCACCTCATTGCGTGCAGCGGCGGGCAACACAGGTAGGCTGACGTCGTTTTCAACCAGCGCCGCCACGCTTGAGACAGGGATCATGCAATCGCCACGCACATAGGGCATATTGCTGTTGACCTCGAGGATCAGGCGCAGTCCGGGCTTTCGCGATACCGTGAGCGCATAGTCGGTACTGGCGCCAAGGCTGAAATTGCCATCCGCGTCCATCGGCGAGACAGTTGCAATCAACGTGTCCACACCGACATGCTCGACCATCGAGCGCGGTACCTGGCTGAAATGACAGGGTACCAGGTCGACCGCGGGCAGTGCCTCCGCCAATCTTCTCTTGTCGAGCGCACGCTCGACCCCTCCATGAAAGTAACTCATTGGGACGATCAGGTCGCGCAGCTCGAAATCGAATACACTCGTGCCAGCGACGCCGGTGCAAAGAAGATAGTAGAGCCGCACATTCTCGACGGCTCCCGCGCGGGCCCGTTCAGCGAGCGCCGCAAGGATAGCGGGTGGCTGACCGGCAGCCAGCGGCATCGCGACCTTCGCGCCTGACGGGATCATCGTGACCGCCATGTTTGCAGATGTCAGCCGTTCGCGATACAGCCTCTGATGGATCGTGGTCATTGGGCCCTCCTCCCAGTGCACATTTCAGAACAAATCGGTATCCGTTGCTATGATCAAAACCTTATCGGCATTTGCGATCGTTGCAGGCGCTATCGTCCGCCACAGAACACTCCATAAAAAAGCGCTCAGCGCGTATTTTTTGCAAGGCTGGGCGCTGTAACGCGGCCCTCGAGCGAGCCTTCGTCGGTGCTGTTTGGTCGCAGCTTTCGCTAACGCGCTGACGATGCCATTGCTGGAAATTTTGGATCAGGACTCTCGCGCACGTGCAGCGGCACCTCGCAAAGCCGCACCTACTGCCAGAATTCTGATCAGCTATGGGAAGCGTCCTAGCCGCCCGCAATCGAGAGAGGATGGTTGTATGTAGTTTGAGTTGACCGACCTCGATCGCTAGACGACAGTTGTAACTCGCAGCAAGGCAGGAGGAAATGCGATGGACGAGCCAGACCGGTGGCGCCACATGGAAAGCGCTCCGAAAGACGGGAGTCGGATCTTGGTCACGATCCGCCCGTCCGAACAGGGGCCGGCAGAAGTTGACCTTGCATATTGGTCGAACGGCGATCAGTTCGGTGGAGAGAGCTGGCGCGCCTCTGATTCCTCCCCTGGACATATCATTGAATATGCTGAGCCGGAATTAAAGTGTTGGATGCCAATGCCCGCAGCCAACCTCAGTCGCAGCTCGATGCCTTCGCCATGGGAAGGCGACGACACTGAGCAGCTCGACGGGTCAGGGATTTAAGAACTCGCGCTGAACGACAATGGTTTCTGCCTCCGAGAAGAGGTCCAGATTGCCGTCGACAACAACATGGATCCTCCCGCGGCTCGCATCGGTCCGGCCTCCGAAGGCGCAACGGCAAATCGATGTTGACACGTGTCATTCCCCGCGAAGAGTGATGCGCTCCGCTTCTGTGCGTGGCGTTTCGAGTGATTAATCGTTTGTTTCGACCGTGTTGAGTGATCGTAGGGCGCGATCGCTCTTCAAATCGCGCACCGCCTCAGAAGTCTTCTTGGCCGTTGCCAGCACTTGTGCATCTCAAATTCAACAGAGCTACGCATAGTCGTGCTTTGCCTAAAACGATCCCGGTATTCTCTCTGAGTAGTGGCAACCTTTGGCGGCGCCCGCAAAGTGACGTCGCCAAAACAACATTCCTTTGACGCTGCTTTGACGCTGGGGTGCTACTGCCAGTTTGCGAAGTTATGCAGAGGGATTTCAGCCGGTTATGCTTCATTTCAACCATCGCCAAAGTATCGATTTGCCTTTTGGAGTTCCGGTTTCCCTTATCGGTTGCTTGCCAGACGCCGCAGTTGTGGCAGACTGGTCTCCAGATGCGAGGTCTTCGGGCCGCCAAACGAGCGTATCGGAGGCAACGGGGGCGGGGCCGGTGGATCGCATGGACATGGAGCAAAATCCGTTTCGGATGTTCCTGCTCGGGCCTTTTGCCCTTGTGGACGCTGGAGGCCGCTCGGTTACTCCGAAATCCAAAAAAGCCCAGGCTCTTCTGGCGATGCTTGCATTGTCCGCCCGTGGCTCGCGTTCGAGAATCTGGCTTAGGGACAAACTGTGGAGCGATCGCTCCGACGACCAGGCGGCAGCGAGTCTGCGCCAGGCTCTTTTCGACATTCACAAGACTCTGGGGCCAGCACGTAATCTCTTGATTACGGACAAGAATACCGTTTGGCTGGACATGGATCGACTCGTACTCGATACCGACCTCGTGGTTCAAACGGAGCGGTCTGCGGATCAAATCACCGATGAATTGCTCGAAGGCATCGACATCCGCGATCCGGAATTCGAGGACTGGTTAGCGCTGGAAAGGCAGAACTGGTATCGCCGGCTCGATGAAGGACAAGTCCACGATGTATTCGAGCCGCGACAGCAGCCGAGCCGCGATGTCGCCAAACATTCCGCCCTGCTGCCGCTGACAGGCGCCCCGGATGCGCCGCGAGCAGGCAAACCCATGGAAACCGCCAGTAGCGATCCAAGCCCGCGGCGGGCTGCCGGAGACTGGCGATGGGTCATGGCCCTTCAGTCACCCATCGTGGTGGGCGCTGGAGAGGGGGGACAAATTGCTGCGACGCGGTTCCAGAATCTCATTGCGAAAGCCGTCATCGACGGGCTGGGCATTGGGGTTACCGACCTCTCCTTCACCTTGCCGGATATCGAAGAGAGCGAACAGCAAATAAGCCTTCCGATATGCCTACAGCTTCGCCTGACGTTTGACGGTGACATGGTGCTGATCGAACTGGTGATGAAGCACCTGATCAACAACCGTATTCATTGGCTGGGCAGTCAGGCAATCAACCGCATGCAGTTCGAACGGGGCGAGTTCGGCACCGCCGCTGCATTGATCAGCCAGGCCATCGATCAGCTGGCCTATTTCCAGGAGACCCAGGCAAACGACAGCCGATTGTCGCAAGACGGTCTCCTGATCGACGCCGTCAATGCTATCTTTCGGCTGTCGCGCAGCGACCTGGATAACGCGGAGCGGCGCCTGGAAGAACAGGTCCAGTATCAACCGCGGTCATCGGCTTTTGCCTGGCTGTCCTTCATCCGGACTTTCCAGGTCGGCCAACGGTTCAACGCGCTCGACGCGCATCTGATCGAGGAAGCCCAGGCCTATGCGCGCAAGGCGCTGGAACTGGATCCGCAGAATTCCGTGTCGCTCGCGCTCGTCGGCCACGTCCAT
Proteins encoded:
- a CDS encoding GntR family transcriptional regulator — encoded protein: MTVSAKDKELKVSLREATYNQLKDLILNGQLRPSERLSENGLAKRFGVSRTPLREALMKLEEEGLITGQRNLGYTVADLDITGFCNLLVVREALDVCAAKLACEKATEEDLERLRGVIDQMVALKDTDNLTPSAAAENLHLGLYIHRVIAEATKNEALVRATDQIYQQLRLALWLEVLWVDLEHTDLDEHRAIADAIIARDLEAAAQAASAHVQSSLKNMSKLERIWQHRRLSGLA
- a CDS encoding ABC transporter permease, whose amino-acid sequence is MDAIKNYVELVGFGQEGWGGLLLSAMMMTIAVSVSGFLTGSVLGTIVASMKLSSIGPLRWIGGSYTTVLRGVPDLLVVYLFYFGGGAFLSYIGAFAGYDGYIGMPAFLTGTVALGVVSAAYQAEVLRGAYRAVSRGELEAADSVGMRPWRKFRRIVVPLVLRYATPGLGNTWQLVLKESALISVTGLVEILRQSQIAAGSTRKPFEFYLTALVLYLVITWASSLLFGRLENRAMRGFRRAA
- a CDS encoding ABC transporter permease; this translates as MDFTFIFETFETLVGGLPLTLSMAAISISAGTILAISLAVFAVFGGSTGKAFASGYVFVFRGSPLLVQIFLIYYGLGQFRPALQAWGLWPILREPYWCAVIALTLNTTAYSGEIFRGALQSVPAQQVEAARACGMSGLLLFWRIIFPIALRQALPGYGNEVALMVKATALASVITIMEVTGSAGKLIADSFRAFEVFCVAGAIYLAINLILTHLVAMLEYRLSPHLRLQPAQAA
- a CDS encoding ABC transporter ATP-binding protein, with translation MSSAKLNPITVGEKDVAAVSVRNLHKSFGPVEVLKGIDLEAREGDVISILGSSGSGKSTMLRCVNMLETPDSGDIAIAGETIRMKMRGDKAAPADRRQVDRIRQHVSMVFQNFNLWSHMTILENVIEAPIHVQGRDRAECLAEAEALLERVGIADKRHAYPSHLSGGQQQRAAIARALAQRPRVMLFDEPTSALDPELVGEVLKVMRSLAEEGRTMLVVTHEMAFAREVSNKVVFLHKGQIEEEGKPGQMFASPKSLRFTQFLAAERR
- a CDS encoding acetyl-CoA hydrolase/transferase family protein — protein: MTTIHQRLYRERLTSANMAVTMIPSGAKVAMPLAAGQPPAILAALAERARAGAVENVRLYYLLCTGVAGTSVFDFELRDLIVPMSYFHGGVERALDKRRLAEALPAVDLVPCHFSQVPRSMVEHVGVDTLIATVSPMDADGNFSLGASTDYALTVSRKPGLRLILEVNSNMPYVRGDCMIPVSSVAALVENDVSLPVLPAAARNEVDDAIGAIIADLVEDGDCLQMGIGALPDAVCSGLSRHRHLGIHTEMMTPGLARLVAAGVVDNSRKQIHAGRSIFTFALGDQALYDFLNNNPAVEAYPVDYVNNPFIIAQNDRVVSVNATLQIDLNGACNSEFVNGRQFSASGGQVDFVRGAYASRGGRSIIACHSTAAKGTLSRIVPALTGPVTTSRNDTHIVVTEYGWANLKGKSVAERARALIGLAHPDFRGELDLAARGAGLC
- a CDS encoding SARP family transcriptional regulator, coding for MLHFNHRQSIDLPFGVPVSLIGCLPDAAVVADWSPDARSSGRQTSVSEATGAGPVDRMDMEQNPFRMFLLGPFALVDAGGRSVTPKSKKAQALLAMLALSARGSRSRIWLRDKLWSDRSDDQAAASLRQALFDIHKTLGPARNLLITDKNTVWLDMDRLVLDTDLVVQTERSADQITDELLEGIDIRDPEFEDWLALERQNWYRRLDEGQVHDVFEPRQQPSRDVAKHSALLPLTGAPDAPRAGKPMETASSDPSPRRAAGDWRWVMALQSPIVVGAGEGGQIAATRFQNLIAKAVIDGLGIGVTDLSFTLPDIEESEQQISLPICLQLRLTFDGDMVLIELVMKHLINNRIHWLGSQAINRMQFERGEFGTAAALISQAIDQLAYFQETQANDSRLSQDGLLIDAVNAIFRLSRSDLDNAERRLEEQVQYQPRSSAFAWLSFIRTFQVGQRFNALDAHLIEEAQAYARKALELDPQNSVSLALVGHVHSFLFREYDYAANLFEKSIRLNPALPLSWDLYAMLHCYAGQPDKAVAMARWVQELGVYSPHKYYFDTTKCIAAALASDHVTAIAAGEEALRARPNFNSLLRYLASSHAHSDDLGGARHYLQRLEAAEGGFSINTFRGSGYPLLNTGGGQILIDGLLKAGAKLR